A genomic stretch from Ureibacillus composti includes:
- a CDS encoding MFS transporter: protein MSKVFVSDPSSVKKNEISRNKLLRVAGIGWLFDAMDVGILSFVIAALAVDWGLSSSQMGWIGSINSIGMAVGALIFGVFADKVGRKTIFIWTLIIFSVASGLSAFTTTLAVFLILRFFVGMGLGGELPVASTLVSESVEAKERGRVVVLLESFWAAGWLLAAIISYFVIPAEFWPIEGWRVALILTAIPAFYAVYIRLHLPDSPQFTAKEETKKRSIMKNIVDVWSKKYSRPTLMLWILWFTVVFSYYGMFLWLPSVMVGKGFDLITSFKYVLIMTLAQLPGYFTAAWFIERLGRKFVLVTYLLGTAVSAFIFGNAETISILLISGILLSFFNLGAWGALYAYTPEQYPTVIRGTGTGMAAAVGRVGGIFGPLLVGWLLAAGYEIGSIFAIFCGAIIIGAAAVLFLGKETKQTELE, encoded by the coding sequence ATGAGTAAAGTGTTTGTTTCTGACCCATCAAGTGTGAAGAAGAACGAAATATCTCGTAATAAGTTATTAAGAGTTGCGGGAATTGGTTGGTTGTTTGACGCTATGGATGTCGGAATTTTATCGTTTGTAATTGCTGCACTAGCTGTTGATTGGGGGTTAAGTTCAAGCCAAATGGGCTGGATTGGTAGTATTAACTCCATCGGGATGGCTGTAGGTGCACTTATATTTGGTGTATTTGCTGACAAAGTCGGGCGAAAAACAATTTTTATTTGGACGCTTATCATTTTCTCAGTAGCGAGTGGGTTGTCCGCTTTTACGACAACATTAGCAGTATTTTTAATTTTGCGCTTCTTTGTAGGAATGGGGCTTGGAGGTGAATTACCTGTAGCATCTACATTGGTATCTGAAAGTGTAGAAGCTAAGGAACGAGGCCGCGTTGTTGTCCTATTAGAAAGTTTTTGGGCTGCAGGTTGGTTATTGGCTGCTATAATTTCTTATTTTGTAATACCTGCAGAGTTTTGGCCAATAGAAGGATGGCGAGTTGCATTAATACTAACTGCAATACCAGCATTCTATGCAGTTTATATTCGTTTACATTTACCCGATTCTCCACAATTTACAGCTAAAGAAGAAACGAAAAAACGATCAATTATGAAAAATATAGTAGATGTATGGTCGAAAAAATACTCTAGGCCTACATTAATGTTATGGATTTTGTGGTTTACCGTTGTATTTTCATATTATGGAATGTTTTTATGGTTGCCGAGTGTCATGGTTGGGAAAGGATTCGACTTAATTACTAGCTTTAAGTATGTATTAATTATGACACTAGCACAGCTTCCAGGTTATTTTACAGCTGCCTGGTTCATTGAAAGATTAGGAAGAAAATTTGTTTTAGTCACATATTTATTAGGTACTGCAGTGAGCGCTTTTATCTTTGGTAATGCAGAAACTATTTCCATTTTATTAATATCTGGAATACTATTATCATTCTTTAATTTAGGAGCTTGGGGTGCACTATATGCTTATACACCAGAACAATATCCAACTGTAATTCGGGGTACTGGAACAGGGATGGCTGCTGCAGTAGGTCGTGTAGGTGGAATATTTGGCCCTTTATTAGTTGGGTGGCTATTGGCTGCAGGTTATGAAATTGGGTCTATTTTTGCAATTTTCTGTGGAGCAATTATTATTGGTGCTGCTGCAGTGTTATTTTTAGGAAAAGAGACAAAACAAACCGAGTTGGAATAA
- the thrB gene encoding homoserine kinase: MSKKWQITVPGSTANLGPGFDSIGLGLSLYLKLTVTLQDTWEIIHLSDHLPKEIVIEDHLIYKIAKETAERYGKELPACKIEMSSELPFARGLGSSAAAIVAGIELTNILCDLDLTTQDKLNISSQIEGHPDNATASVLGGLTISSMNEDGIVDTIHVQDIDASFVVFIPNVELKTSVARQVLPEQFDRQYAVRASANANMLAASLVLKDYERIGHYMERDLFHEPFRATLMPEFYEIHQSAKEAGAYGTALSGAGPTLISIIPSAIGEQFVTRMEKIFPNHQVILTKADHLGVLTVEV; encoded by the coding sequence ATGAGTAAAAAATGGCAAATCACTGTTCCGGGAAGTACAGCTAACTTAGGACCTGGATTTGACTCAATTGGATTAGGCTTATCTCTTTACTTAAAGCTAACCGTTACTCTTCAAGATACTTGGGAAATTATACATTTATCTGACCATCTTCCAAAAGAGATTGTCATCGAAGATCATTTAATTTACAAAATTGCTAAAGAAACTGCAGAACGATATGGGAAAGAACTCCCTGCTTGCAAAATAGAGATGTCTAGTGAGCTACCATTCGCTCGTGGATTAGGTAGTAGCGCTGCAGCGATTGTTGCTGGTATAGAACTTACAAATATTCTCTGTGATTTAGATTTAACAACACAAGATAAATTAAATATATCCTCCCAAATTGAAGGGCATCCTGATAATGCAACAGCATCTGTATTAGGTGGACTTACAATTTCTTCAATGAATGAAGATGGAATTGTTGATACAATTCATGTACAGGATATCGATGCATCTTTTGTTGTTTTTATCCCAAATGTAGAATTAAAAACATCTGTTGCAAGACAGGTTTTACCAGAACAATTTGATCGACAATATGCCGTTCGTGCAAGTGCAAATGCAAATATGCTTGCTGCATCATTAGTATTAAAGGACTATGAACGTATCGGCCATTATATGGAAAGAGATTTATTTCATGAACCTTTCCGCGCAACATTAATGCCTGAGTTTTATGAAATCCATCAATCAGCAAAAGAAGCTGGTGCATATGGTACAGCATTAAGTGGAGCTGGACCAACACTAATATCAATTATTCCATCCGCTATTGGTGAACAGTTTGTAACACGAATGGAAAAAATATTCCCTAATCATCAAGTTATATTAACGAAAGCTGACCATTTAGGGGTTCTTACAGTAGAAGTTTAA
- a CDS encoding MurR/RpiR family transcriptional regulator has product MSFCDEVKKRFIRLSRGQRKVAQFVIDNPNLVSTHTASEVGKLIGISESTVIRFCYAMDLTGYVELQEKIKSDIAGEVKGEVKSNQVLFTVKHEHLVSEVMNRDVANILDTIQHINDVQFEKASKWMHKAEDIYILGFRQSAPAASFLTSTLKNLRKHVKQIQHDVDHIVQQISNMDDKSLLIVVALDSILEDALTIAKLASNKKVKVFAITNSALSPIRDYAEILFTVGSQKQSSNETITSYSALMHALIEGMIAQNKRQYLTFQEANSKIESNFLFQETVRSLQ; this is encoded by the coding sequence ATGAGTTTCTGTGATGAAGTTAAAAAGCGATTTATAAGGCTATCTAGAGGCCAACGAAAAGTAGCACAGTTTGTAATTGACAATCCAAACTTAGTTAGTACCCATACTGCTTCGGAAGTGGGGAAATTAATAGGAATTAGTGAATCAACAGTAATTCGCTTTTGTTATGCAATGGATTTAACTGGTTATGTTGAACTTCAGGAAAAAATAAAGTCTGATATAGCTGGAGAAGTTAAAGGAGAAGTAAAGTCAAATCAAGTCCTGTTTACAGTTAAACATGAACACTTGGTTAGTGAAGTTATGAACCGTGATGTAGCAAACATCTTAGATACGATTCAACATATCAATGACGTTCAATTTGAGAAAGCATCTAAGTGGATGCATAAAGCAGAAGATATTTATATATTAGGGTTTAGACAATCGGCTCCAGCAGCAAGTTTTCTTACATCAACTTTAAAGAACTTAAGAAAACATGTAAAACAAATACAGCATGATGTGGATCATATCGTCCAACAAATTAGTAATATGGATGATAAGTCACTTCTAATCGTCGTGGCGCTTGATTCAATTCTTGAAGATGCGTTAACAATTGCAAAATTAGCTAGTAACAAGAAAGTAAAAGTATTTGCAATTACTAACTCTGCATTATCACCTATTCGAGACTACGCTGAGATTTTATTTACAGTTGGTTCGCAAAAGCAGTCTTCAAATGAAACAATTACTTCATATAGTGCGTTAATGCATGCGCTAATCGAAGGTATGATAGCACAAAATAAGAGACAATATCTAACGTTTCAAGAGGCAAACTCTAAAATAGAAAGTAATTTTTTATTCCAAGAAACGGTTCGGTCACTACAATAA
- a CDS encoding DUF2500 domain-containing protein translates to MFYGDIMFSFVNIFIVIVFLIVFGSILMAIISGIKKNAQNNAAPVLTVPAQVVSKRTEVRGDHSHTWYYSTFEVESGDRMEFSMSGEEYGLLAEQDLGLLTFQGTRYKSFNRQR, encoded by the coding sequence ATGTTTTATGGGGATATCATGTTTAGTTTCGTAAACATATTTATTGTGATTGTTTTTTTAATTGTGTTCGGTAGTATTTTGATGGCCATTATTTCCGGTATAAAGAAAAATGCGCAGAATAATGCTGCTCCTGTATTAACTGTTCCAGCCCAAGTCGTTTCAAAAAGAACTGAAGTACGGGGGGACCACTCACATACATGGTATTATTCAACTTTTGAAGTTGAAAGTGGCGATCGAATGGAATTTAGCATGTCGGGAGAAGAGTACGGATTGCTTGCGGAACAGGATTTAGGACTTCTTACTTTTCAAGGTACTCGATATAAAAGTTTTAATAGACAACGTTAG
- a CDS encoding FMN-dependent NADH-azoreductase: MTNVLVIKANNRPDGVSTKMYETYIEEAKKVEGVNLTTFDVYEEDMPYFGQQLFDAFGKVESGKELTDLESRLLAAKQKAMDAVTAADVIVIAFPMWNLTIPATLHTFIDYVYQAGFMFKYTAEGQAVQLLTDKKFVVLNARGGIYSTPEAQPMEMSANYIKNVFGGVAGMQLLDEVIIEGHNANPAQAQEIIAEGMERVKQSVNKLVAVNA; the protein is encoded by the coding sequence ATGACAAACGTATTAGTAATTAAAGCAAATAATCGCCCAGATGGCGTTTCAACTAAAATGTATGAAACATATATTGAGGAAGCTAAAAAAGTTGAAGGTGTTAACTTAACAACTTTTGATGTTTACGAAGAAGATATGCCTTACTTCGGCCAACAATTATTCGATGCTTTCGGTAAAGTGGAAAGCGGTAAAGAGTTAACAGATCTTGAATCTCGCCTATTAGCTGCAAAACAAAAAGCTATGGATGCTGTAACGGCTGCTGATGTAATAGTAATTGCATTCCCGATGTGGAACTTAACAATTCCTGCAACACTACATACATTCATTGACTATGTTTACCAAGCAGGATTCATGTTCAAATACACTGCAGAAGGTCAAGCAGTTCAATTACTGACTGACAAAAAGTTTGTTGTATTAAACGCTCGTGGAGGTATTTACTCAACTCCAGAAGCACAACCAATGGAAATGTCAGCTAACTATATTAAAAATGTATTTGGTGGCGTAGCAGGTATGCAACTTCTTGATGAAGTAATTATTGAAGGACATAACGCTAATCCTGCACAAGCACAAGAAATCATTGCTGAAGGTATGGAACGCGTTAAACAATCTGTAAATAAATTAGTAGCAGTAAACGCTTAA
- a CDS encoding NAD(P)H-binding protein translates to MKIGIIGANGKAGENILREALLRGFDVTAIVRNKEKLYIQDIPIIEKEIFDLTRNELSQFDVVVNAFEENPGEQHLYTEVGRHLISLLEDTHTKLFFIGGAGSLIVDTESSTHLIGIPNLSEKNKEIAKQRLEILRFLQQSSIRWTFLSPSIIFDADGPRTGHYILGKGRILLNSQYLSYVSYADYAIAVIDEIENPQFENEQVIVASENATIAS, encoded by the coding sequence ATGAAGATTGGTATCATAGGTGCAAATGGCAAAGCTGGTGAAAACATTCTACGCGAAGCACTATTAAGGGGCTTCGATGTGACGGCGATCGTACGAAATAAAGAAAAACTCTATATTCAAGACATCCCCATCATTGAAAAAGAAATTTTCGACCTTACAAGAAATGAGCTTTCACAATTTGATGTTGTTGTGAATGCCTTTGAAGAAAATCCGGGTGAACAACACCTTTACACTGAGGTCGGACGTCATTTAATCTCCTTATTAGAAGACACCCATACAAAACTATTTTTCATTGGTGGTGCTGGAAGTTTAATTGTTGATACTGAATCAAGCACACATCTTATCGGTATTCCAAACCTCTCTGAGAAAAATAAAGAAATAGCTAAACAAAGATTAGAAATTTTACGTTTTTTACAACAGTCTTCAATCCGCTGGACATTCTTAAGCCCCTCAATCATTTTTGACGCTGATGGTCCTCGCACAGGTCATTACATCCTTGGTAAAGGTCGCATATTGTTAAATTCCCAATACCTTAGTTATGTTAGTTATGCAGATTACGCAATTGCAGTAATCGATGAAATTGAGAATCCTCAATTTGAAAATGAGCAAGTCATTGTCGCTTCTGAGAACGCTACAATTGCTTCGTAA
- the thrC gene encoding threonine synthase: MWKGLIEEYKQYLPVTEKTPALTLNEGNTPLIHLVNLSRELGIELYGKVEGANPTGSFKDRGMVFAVAKAIEDGAKCVICASTGNTSAAASAYAARAGIQSIVVIPKGKVALGKLAQACMYGAKIIEIDGNFDDALKIVREVSETTPVALVNSVNPYRIEGQKTAAFEIVDSLGSAPDYLCIPVGNAGNITAYWKGFKEYNEVKQSGLPKMYGFEAEGAAAIVKGEPISNPETVATAIRIGNPASWKFAEAARDESEGIIDLVTDDEILAAYKLIASTEGIFVEPGSAASLAGVIKSVKNGKIEKGSRVVTVFTGNGLKDPDTAMNVSTVDLVSLNNDEEEIRKYIEGIL, encoded by the coding sequence ATGTGGAAAGGTTTAATTGAAGAATATAAACAATATTTACCCGTTACAGAAAAAACACCGGCACTTACTTTAAATGAAGGAAATACTCCATTAATTCACCTAGTTAATCTTTCGAGAGAATTGGGCATCGAATTATACGGTAAAGTTGAAGGTGCAAACCCAACAGGATCATTTAAAGACCGTGGTATGGTATTCGCTGTTGCAAAAGCAATAGAAGATGGTGCTAAATGTGTTATTTGTGCTTCAACTGGTAACACTTCTGCAGCTGCTTCTGCTTATGCGGCACGTGCTGGAATTCAATCAATCGTGGTTATTCCAAAAGGTAAAGTAGCTCTTGGTAAATTAGCACAAGCATGTATGTACGGCGCGAAAATTATTGAGATTGATGGAAACTTCGATGATGCTTTAAAAATTGTACGTGAAGTTAGTGAAACAACTCCTGTAGCATTAGTTAACTCTGTTAACCCTTATCGAATTGAGGGACAAAAAACAGCTGCATTTGAAATTGTAGACAGTCTTGGCTCAGCACCAGATTACCTATGTATTCCAGTGGGAAATGCAGGAAATATCACAGCTTATTGGAAGGGCTTTAAAGAATATAATGAGGTTAAACAATCTGGCCTTCCTAAAATGTACGGCTTTGAAGCTGAAGGTGCAGCTGCAATCGTTAAAGGTGAACCTATTTCAAATCCAGAAACAGTTGCGACAGCTATCCGTATCGGTAACCCTGCAAGTTGGAAATTTGCTGAGGCTGCACGTGACGAGTCAGAAGGAATTATTGATTTAGTGACAGATGACGAGATTCTAGCAGCATATAAATTAATTGCTAGTACTGAAGGTATTTTTGTTGAACCAGGTTCTGCAGCATCACTTGCTGGTGTTATTAAATCTGTTAAAAACGGCAAAATTGAAAAAGGCAGTCGCGTAGTTACAGTATTTACTGGTAACGGGTTAAAAGACCCTGACACAGCAATGAATGTTTCTACTGTCGATTTAGTTTCCCTTAACAATGACGAAGAAGAGATTCGCAAATACATTGAGGGGATTCTATGA
- the zupT gene encoding zinc transporter ZupT: MEGNVLFALGLTLFAGLATGVGALIAFFTTRTNKKFLSVALGFSAGVMIYVSLVEIFFKAKQSLTAALGESQGYWMTILGFFGGMIFIALIDKFIPKGKNPHEVKTVEDVNAVELDTRIEESEKLMKMGVFTALAIAIHNFPEGIATFMSAIQDPNVGTAIAIAVAIHNIPEGIAVAVPIYFATGIRKKAFKLSFFSGLAEPVGAIVAYLILMPFLTDVMFGVIFAAVAGIMVFISLDELLPAAKKYDETHLSIYGLVAGMAVMAVSLVLLV, translated from the coding sequence ATGGAAGGAAATGTTCTCTTCGCTTTAGGTTTGACGCTTTTTGCTGGTTTAGCTACTGGGGTAGGTGCTTTAATTGCATTTTTTACGACTAGGACAAATAAGAAATTTTTGTCTGTAGCATTAGGTTTTTCTGCAGGAGTAATGATTTACGTTTCATTAGTTGAAATATTCTTTAAAGCAAAACAATCATTAACTGCAGCACTTGGTGAGTCACAGGGATATTGGATGACGATTTTAGGCTTTTTCGGTGGGATGATTTTTATTGCTTTAATTGACAAATTCATTCCTAAAGGAAAGAATCCACATGAGGTAAAAACAGTAGAGGACGTCAATGCTGTTGAGTTGGATACTAGAATTGAAGAATCAGAAAAATTAATGAAGATGGGTGTATTTACTGCTCTTGCTATCGCAATTCATAACTTTCCTGAAGGAATTGCAACCTTTATGTCAGCAATCCAAGATCCGAACGTTGGAACTGCAATTGCGATTGCTGTGGCAATTCATAATATCCCTGAAGGAATTGCAGTGGCTGTACCAATTTATTTTGCAACGGGGATCCGTAAAAAAGCATTTAAGCTTTCTTTCTTTTCGGGTCTTGCAGAGCCAGTAGGAGCAATCGTTGCTTATTTAATCTTAATGCCATTCCTTACTGATGTTATGTTTGGAGTTATTTTTGCAGCAGTAGCGGGTATTATGGTATTTATATCGTTAGATGAATTATTGCCAGCTGCAAAAAAGTATGATGAAACTCATTTATCTATTTATGGGTTAGTAGCCGGAATGGCCGTGATGGCGGTGAGCTTGGTGTTATTAGTATAA
- a CDS encoding helix-turn-helix domain-containing protein: MKESSICPRLAKAMELLGKRWTTLILYQLLEGSQRFNEIESALPVSGRLLSERLKELEKEGIVERKVFPEVPIRVEYSLTDKGFALEGAIREVEKWSQNWLES, from the coding sequence GTGAAAGAATCATCTATATGTCCTCGACTAGCAAAAGCAATGGAACTTTTAGGAAAACGGTGGACAACATTAATCCTATATCAATTATTAGAAGGCTCTCAACGTTTTAATGAAATTGAATCAGCTTTACCTGTAAGCGGTCGTTTATTATCAGAGCGTCTAAAGGAATTAGAGAAAGAGGGGATTGTTGAGAGAAAGGTATTTCCGGAAGTACCAATTCGAGTTGAGTATTCATTAACTGATAAAGGCTTTGCATTAGAAGGGGCTATTCGTGAAGTTGAAAAATGGTCACAAAATTGGTTGGAATCATAG
- a CDS encoding ABC transporter substrate-binding protein encodes MKKWSFLAATAVLAVGLAACGSNEEAEPSTDSQTTEQTEQKSTENAAAFPMTVSSLTGESVDEESGAKTLFEDVTLEEMPERIVTLDFGFLDNLTALGVEGIVGLPKSNMPADLAEKYSSDEYTDLGSLKEIDFELLASLEPDVIFISGRQASMYDQLKEITPNVIFVASDNENYIDGIKEGAVLAGQIFGKEEEAKALNEELDAKVAEIKEKSAGYENALVAMYNEKKISGFDNGEDSRFAYVYNDFGFKPSTTGIDSSSHGSDFSYESILSVDPEVLLVIDRNAEDNDALKADVENDIIKQTRAYKEGKIVYLYGGNWYFASGGVPTELEKIQEILDELK; translated from the coding sequence ATGAAGAAGTGGAGTTTTTTAGCTGCAACAGCAGTACTAGCTGTAGGTTTAGCTGCATGTGGATCAAATGAGGAGGCAGAGCCATCAACTGATTCACAAACTACTGAGCAAACAGAGCAAAAATCAACTGAGAACGCAGCAGCATTTCCAATGACAGTTTCATCTTTAACTGGTGAAAGCGTAGATGAAGAATCAGGAGCAAAAACACTATTTGAAGATGTAACTTTAGAAGAAATGCCAGAACGTATTGTTACTTTAGACTTTGGTTTCTTAGATAACCTTACTGCTTTAGGAGTAGAAGGTATTGTTGGTCTTCCAAAATCGAATATGCCTGCAGACTTAGCAGAAAAGTATTCTTCTGACGAATATACAGATTTAGGTTCTTTAAAAGAGATCGATTTCGAATTATTAGCATCACTTGAGCCGGATGTAATTTTCATTTCTGGTCGTCAAGCTTCAATGTATGATCAATTAAAAGAAATTACGCCAAACGTAATCTTCGTTGCATCTGATAACGAAAACTATATTGATGGTATTAAAGAAGGGGCAGTACTTGCAGGACAAATCTTCGGTAAAGAAGAAGAAGCAAAAGCTCTAAATGAAGAGCTAGATGCAAAAGTTGCTGAAATTAAAGAAAAATCTGCTGGTTATGAAAATGCTTTAGTTGCAATGTACAACGAAAAGAAAATCTCTGGTTTTGACAACGGTGAAGATTCTCGTTTCGCATACGTATATAATGACTTTGGTTTCAAACCATCTACTACTGGTATTGACTCAAGCTCACATGGTTCTGACTTCAGTTATGAGTCAATATTATCTGTTGACCCAGAAGTATTATTAGTGATTGACCGTAATGCTGAAGACAATGATGCGCTAAAAGCTGATGTTGAAAATGATATTATTAAACAAACTCGTGCATACAAAGAAGGTAAAATCGTATACCTTTATGGTGGTAACTGGTACTTCGCAAGCGGTGGCGTACCAACTGAGTTAGAAAAAATCCAAGAAATTTTAGATGAGTTAAAATAA
- a CDS encoding phosphatase PAP2 family protein: MKKWAYSLAILTFIVFTYLLFSYENDFVIQLDHMFSKLLAGNDFITLFHFIGETKFIIFVALLLLILFWFRQRNYRAMIFVLLTIALGNVLNQLVKNWIQRPRPELLDQLTSYSFPSGHAMIGLLYIFTIAYLLSKALKTNNKIALTIWVVAVILTFLTGLSRVSESRHYMSDVIAGWSLGYSWFILCVIWYESTLRKIKRNS, encoded by the coding sequence ATGAAAAAATGGGCTTATTCTTTAGCCATACTTACTTTTATTGTCTTTACATACTTGTTATTTAGCTATGAAAATGACTTTGTTATTCAATTAGATCACATGTTTTCTAAGTTATTAGCTGGCAATGATTTCATTACACTTTTTCATTTTATAGGTGAAACAAAGTTCATTATTTTTGTTGCACTTCTTTTGTTAATTCTATTCTGGTTTAGACAACGAAATTATCGTGCTATGATTTTTGTTCTATTAACAATCGCATTAGGAAATGTACTAAATCAATTAGTAAAGAACTGGATTCAACGTCCTAGACCAGAGCTGTTGGATCAATTAACATCGTATAGTTTTCCATCTGGACATGCAATGATTGGTTTACTATATATATTTACGATAGCATATCTTCTTTCCAAAGCTCTAAAAACGAACAATAAGATAGCTTTAACAATTTGGGTGGTAGCTGTTATTCTTACATTCCTTACTGGGCTATCAAGAGTTTCTGAAAGCCGACACTACATGTCAGATGTAATAGCAGGTTGGAGTTTAGGGTATAGTTGGTTCATTCTTTGTGTCATATGGTATGAAAGTACACTTAGAAAAATAAAGAGGAACTCTTGA
- a CDS encoding ABC transporter ATP-binding protein, translating to MIEIKSLTKHFGKKPVVEDVTVTIQPKAITSFIGPNGAGKSTLLSMVSRLLDSDTGEVLLDKSNVKKMKSDDFAKRVAILKQSNHLNVRLTVRELVSFGRYPYSKGRLNSDDEKIIDQAIEYMNLSNIQHKYLDELSGGQKQRAFISMVIAQDTEYILLDEPLNNLDMKHSVQIMKILRKLVDELGKTVVIVLHDINFASVYSDRIVALKNGRVVKDGPTNEIINSAALREVYDMEIPVQEQDGCRICVYFNSHA from the coding sequence ATGATTGAAATCAAAAGTTTAACAAAGCATTTTGGCAAAAAGCCTGTCGTGGAAGATGTAACTGTAACGATTCAACCAAAAGCAATTACTTCTTTCATTGGACCAAATGGTGCAGGTAAATCGACGTTATTGTCTATGGTAAGTCGCTTATTAGATTCTGATACAGGTGAAGTCCTTTTAGATAAGAGTAATGTAAAAAAGATGAAATCTGATGATTTCGCAAAACGAGTGGCTATTTTAAAACAATCGAATCATTTAAATGTTCGCTTAACAGTCCGAGAGCTAGTATCATTCGGGCGGTATCCTTATTCAAAAGGGCGACTAAATAGTGATGATGAAAAAATTATTGATCAAGCAATAGAATATATGAATTTAAGTAATATCCAACATAAATATTTAGATGAATTATCTGGCGGTCAAAAACAGCGTGCGTTTATTTCGATGGTAATCGCACAAGATACAGAGTATATCTTATTAGATGAACCATTAAATAATTTGGATATGAAGCATTCTGTTCAAATTATGAAAATTTTACGTAAGTTAGTAGACGAGTTAGGGAAAACAGTTGTAATTGTATTGCATGATATTAACTTTGCATCTGTTTACTCAGATCGTATCGTAGCATTAAAGAATGGACGTGTCGTAAAAGATGGTCCAACAAATGAAATTATTAATTCGGCTGCATTACGTGAAGTATATGATATGGAAATTCCTGTTCAAGAGCAGGATGGTTGTCGTATTTGCGTATACTTCAATTCACACGCATAA
- a CDS encoding manganese-dependent inorganic pyrophosphatase, with protein sequence MSKVLVFGHKNPDTDTITSAIVYAYLKQQLGVDAEAVRLGEVNNETKYALEKFEFEAPRLIENVSNEASEVILVDHNERQQSADGIESVKVTEVIDHHRIANFETSDPLYYRAEPVGCTATILNKIFKEHSVEVPSNIAGLMLSAIVSDTLLFKSPTCTEQDVQAGKELAEKAGVDVNEYGLAMLKAGADLSDKSLEDLLSLDAKEFTFGNVKSVVAQVNAVDLNDVLSRKDELVTLLNKNVEVNGLNLFFFVVTDILNNDSTAVVVGDAAEVAAKAFGKNLDNNLVDLPGVVSRKKQIVPVLTDGLA encoded by the coding sequence ATGAGCAAAGTGTTAGTTTTCGGACATAAAAATCCAGATACAGATACAATTACATCTGCAATCGTTTATGCCTATTTAAAACAACAATTAGGTGTAGATGCAGAAGCGGTTCGTTTAGGTGAAGTAAACAACGAAACAAAATATGCATTAGAGAAATTTGAATTTGAAGCACCTCGTTTAATTGAGAATGTTTCAAATGAAGCAAGTGAAGTAATTTTAGTTGATCACAATGAACGTCAGCAATCCGCTGATGGAATTGAATCGGTAAAAGTGACTGAAGTTATTGACCATCACCGTATAGCAAATTTCGAAACTTCAGACCCATTATATTACCGTGCAGAACCTGTTGGATGTACAGCGACAATTTTAAATAAAATTTTCAAAGAACACTCTGTAGAAGTTCCATCAAATATTGCAGGTCTTATGCTTTCGGCAATTGTTTCAGATACGTTATTGTTCAAGTCGCCTACTTGTACAGAACAAGATGTACAAGCAGGGAAAGAACTAGCTGAAAAAGCTGGCGTAGATGTAAATGAATATGGATTAGCAATGTTAAAAGCAGGGGCTGACCTTTCAGATAAATCTTTAGAGGATTTACTTTCATTAGATGCCAAAGAATTTACTTTTGGTAATGTTAAATCAGTAGTGGCTCAAGTAAATGCAGTAGATCTTAACGATGTTTTAAGTCGTAAAGACGAATTAGTAACATTACTCAATAAAAATGTAGAAGTAAATGGATTAAATTTATTCTTCTTCGTTGTAACAGACATTTTAAATAACGATTCTACAGCTGTTGTTGTAGGCGATGCTGCTGAAGTGGCAGCAAAAGCATTTGGTAAAAACTTAGACAATAATTTAGTTGATTTACCAGGTGTGGTATCACGAAAAAAACAAATTGTACCAGTCTTAACAGATGGATTAGCATAA